From a region of the Apis mellifera strain DH4 linkage group LG2, Amel_HAv3.1, whole genome shotgun sequence genome:
- the LOC409091 gene encoding neurotrimin: MLSLRFVGLLILLLTAQVWCKPAKGSESADYTEDDTPSEYIDDDNNDDTDDLADDVNDTASAVDDDTASAVEEPQIISRPESIRIRNGSTIYLHCLVKNADNFAVTWKKDDNFMYHQVGKRIVILPNNTLVIHDANVNDTSDDYECSIMHPKKTITIKHRVQVVSQVPPTQRVDVTSERPQVLPTVTQRTDAASERPQVPPSIHHKQSEIRVTPGKRVEVNAGDNVTLGCETRIQPTPEIKWYHENERVHNNIFVSGNRITIMNINRHDGGHYQCLAENGMESPPVEAINVIVNYAPEIETKGKWVHTGVGVESRLSCIVHAHPHANVTWYKDQKRILPKKNSIELRGNKTRYFLDILHTQLEDLANYTCVAENKLGRTEKTISLTGLPSQAIISGGEMTRTASGLILKWHLESYSPIIEYKLQYRRKEDPEWIIVKPTVTNGRGNQFIVEHTIEGLQPGSYEAIVMARNDFGWSLPSKPHTFVGEYADEQAENVRGPSAGVSQPALAIATLFLVVSSCAFTSL, from the exons tttGGTGCAAACCGGCTAAAGGTTCCGAGAGCGCCGATTACACCGAGGACGACACACCGTCCGAATACATCGACGACGACAACAACGACGACACCGATGATCTGGCCGATGACGTGAACGATACCGCCAGCGCCGTGGACGATGACACGGCCAGTGCTGTCGAGGAACCGCAAATCATATCGAGGCCCGAGAGTATACGGATAAGGAACGGGAGCACGATATACCTTCATTGTCTCGTGAAAAATGCAG acAATTTCGCGGTGACCTGGAAGAAAGACGACAATTTCATGTATCATCAGGTAGGGAAGAGGATCGTTATATTGCCGAACAATACCTTGGTGATACACGATGCAAACGTGAACGATACCTCCGACGATTACGAGTGCAGTATCATGCATCctaaaaaaactattacgaTCAAGCACAGAGTGCAGGTCGTTTCTCAAGTTCCGCCCACGCAGAGAGTGGATGTCACCTCTGAAAGGCCTCAAGTTCTGCCCACGGTCACGCAACGGACGGATGCCGCTTCTGAAAGGCCTCAGGTACCACCATCGATTCATCACAAACAATCGGAGATACGCGTAACCCCCGGCAAAAGGGTGGAGGTGAACGCCGGTGATAACGTCACCCTCGGTTGCGAAACGAGGATACAACCGACACCTGAAATAAAGTGGTACCACGAG AACGAAAGAgttcataataatatcttcGTATCCGGTAATCGTATCACtatcatgaatattaataGACACGATGGTGGTCATTATCAATGTTTGGCCGAGAATGGGATGGAGTCTCCACCTGTAGAGGCTATTAACGTCATTGTCAATT acGCTCCAGAAATAGAGACAAAGGGGAAATGGGTGCACACCGGAGTCGGAGTAGAATCGCGGTTATCGTGTATCGTGCACGCTCATCCGCATGCTAACGTAACGTGGTACAAGGATCAGAAGAGAATACTACCGAAGAAAAACAGTATAGAGCTTAGAGGAAACAAAACTCGATACTTTCTCGATATTTTGCACACCCAACTCGAAGACTTGGCTAATTACACGTGCGTAGCGGAGAACAAATTGGGACGGACGGAGAAAACTATTTCCCTTACCg GTCTTCCTTCTCAAGCGATTATTTCTGGTGGTGAGATGACAAGGACCGCATCagggttaattttaaaatggcaCTTGGAAAGCTATTCGccgattattgaatataaa TTGCAATATCGTCGTAAAGAAGATCCTGAATGGATTATTGTGAAGCCTACGGTAACGAATGGTAGAGGAAATCAATTCATCGTCGAGCATACAATAGAAGGACTTCAACCTGGATCGTACGAAGCAATCGTTATGGCTAGAAATGACTTTGGGTGGTCTTTACCCTCCAAGCCGCATACATTTGTAGGAG AATACGCAGATGAGCAAGCTGAGAATG TTAGAGGACCGTCAGCGGGTGTATCTCAACCTGCTTTAGCTATTGCAACACTATTCCTAGTCGTTTCGTCCTGTGCCTTTACAAGTCTGTAA